Proteins encoded by one window of Vidua chalybeata isolate OUT-0048 chromosome 10, bVidCha1 merged haplotype, whole genome shotgun sequence:
- the ADIPOQ gene encoding LOW QUALITY PROTEIN: adiponectin (The sequence of the model RefSeq protein was modified relative to this genomic sequence to represent the inferred CDS: inserted 1 base in 1 codon) has protein sequence METAVSELTAPRALXDSDAIARLHSLNRLQQANQDSKQLEPVMRGLAGFLLCSLLLLAPHSTGVAAQDTQPDPKMPCANWMGGAPGYPGHNGVPGRDGKDGRDGLKGDKGDEGPAGPKGEPGPVGSRGFPGPPGSPGSPGIPGQKGKDAFVHRSAFSVGLTERSPAPNVPIRFSKIFYNEQGHYDPSTGKFLCNVPGTYFFAYHLTVYLSDVKVSLYRKDKAVIFTYDQFQNNNVDQASGSVLLHLSSGDEVWLQVYGNGDKNGVYADNLNDSTFMGFLLYPDPDNY, from the exons ATGGAAACTGCAGTGTCTGAGCTGACAGCTCCCCGTGCCC AGGATAGCGATGCAATAGCCAGACTTCATTCTCTAAACAGACTGCAGCAAGCCAACCAGGACTCAAAGCAGCTG GAACCAGTGATGAGGGGCCTGGCAGGGTTCCTGCTGTGCTcgttgctgctgctggcccccCACTCCACAGGGGTGGCTGCCCAGGACACCCAGCCTGACCCCAAAATGCCATGTGCCAATTGGATGGGAGGAGCACCCGGCTACCCTGGCCACAACGGTGTCCCTGGCCGGGATGGGAAAGATGGAAGAGATGGACTCAAGGGAGATAAAGGAGACGAAG GTCCGGCAGGTCCCAAAGGTGAACCGGGCCCAGTAGGAAGCCGAGGCTTTCCCGGACCCCCCGGATCTCCTGGAAGTCCTGGAATCCCAGGGCAGAAGGGCAAAGATGCTTTTGTGCACCGCTCTGCCTTCAGCGTGGGGCTGACGGAGCGAAGCCCTGCCCCCAACGTCCCCATCCGCTTCAGCAAGATCTTCTACAATGAGCAGGGCCACTACGACCCCAGCACGGGCAAGTTCCTCTGCAACGTGCCCGGCACCTACTTCTTCGCCTACCACCTCACGGTCTACCTGTCGGACGTCAAGGTCAGCCTCTACAGGAAGGACAAGGCCGTGATCTTCACCTACGACCAGTTCCAGAACAACAACGTGGACCAAGCCAGcggctctgtcctgctgcaccTCAGCTCCGGGGACGAGGTCTGGCTCCAGGTGTACGGGAACGGGGACAAAAATGGGGTCTATGCTGACAACCTCAACGATTCCACTTTCATGGGCTTCCTCCTGTACCCTGACCCAGATAACTACTAA